In Sander vitreus isolate 19-12246 chromosome 7, sanVit1, whole genome shotgun sequence, a genomic segment contains:
- the magixb gene encoding membrane-associated guanylate kinase, WW and PDZ domain-containing protein 1 isoform X2 yields MYIDAFKRILYERLNCLKRMCVCQRQGSSFAMSKTAVKKLHWRSKVQDSFVPLLGSPGELGIAIGGGADYGEFPFVTSAPGGGLTVGDIILEIGGTPVLGMTLGDVRGVLNSCPHPIRIKTVSPGSTLCKDLRLYLSKCFTPGSVDSQLQQVIRENLYLRAVPCTTRQPRDGEISGINYNFVSIEEFFSLEESGALLESGKFKGNYYGTPRPVHISAESPPITYQEHRNLLRNFRTRSKSLSNLEKPAEDGENSGDDSGLSGGSAGVNSSIPPSHRSPGRPRASSSGDGHAIENGIIGSRSGARVRDVMPDHWEQAFSDPGESHYIDCNPKRTNWQSPLASSRETVYKNEWFTDQPGELRGFPVHTHLTKGSRGFGFNIVGGSRPREFLQVYSVTASGPSALKTADILVYINDFCVLGVSHKEVVEMLKSVPVGHTVDVEVRRGYPMLYNPDGCPKQPPPRLLDSGEPILPPTTTQPQPLHQLPRLPTPTPNTQHFDYNRHHSDGRYMEPGATLDTNGNAMSFATRQPASYRRSSMSNAASPPPVRPPRSLRSLARLQSFDPTLASQSDSEVVSAIGSHRASIIRNHNNNSLSTPPHPYRYGTSKSSESDLSTCTMSGSRLPLPQSPRRLSSSPGGPHSAHSRLFRPQTSHLRPPPTPDSPHHYRGFNGFHGNTSPTASHSSVSSPGAMSVGSAVCSLSGGELVPVALGRTEGDRGLGFSVTAGGPGGRMTIVKRVWDRTQCNSLQPGDAIVKINGADVQSLSFTQVQTVLQEHTKQAEVILLIYRGGIYHSTISPGSTRRLPPPLLRPPPPPVGSDISSVLPETLPMPRTSISNPASPAPMCSSLIQSTSFLESIPVTLTMEPKDWINTGLEDEAGSVTVPDSGLESQGGERTWPLRGFDVELRRKPGEGFGFVIASQDVENGKAASLLPHRFVTVRRGSPAAKSGQIRPGDRLEAIEGRSVVTLPHRELAQILRRAGNTLRLTIVPRPSTYSSSLAETTEFDPSNRGRKGQRLRPKRDSRYYSVDLDRGHSGFGFSLRGGSEYNMGLYVLGLMKGGPASRSLKMQVSDQLVEINGNSTAGMTHSQAVEQIRRGGHRIHLVLKRGNGYVPDYVELSSLSLCMTNSKLGEPCFYVIGRTENTRLVMVPAVSRESPPPPSCITPRSRVWLQ; encoded by the exons cTCATTTGCCATGTCTAAGACAGCGGTGAAGAAGCTGCACTGGCGTTCCAAGGTGCAGGACAGCTTCGTCCCGTTGCTCGGCTCACCGGGGGAGCTGGGGATCGCCATTGGTGGAGGAGCAGATTATGGAGAGTTTCCTTTTGTCACGTCGGCTCCGGGGGGCGGACTCACAGTGGGTGATATCATCCTAGAGATTGGGGGAACACCAGTATTAGGGATGACATTAGGAGATGTCCGTGGCGTCCTCAACTCCTGCCCCCATCCGATCCGCATCAAGACTGTGTCACCAG GCTCCACATTGTGCAAGGATCTCAGGTTGTATTTGAGCAAGTGTTTCACCCCCGGCTCAGTGGACAGCCAACTTCAGCAGGTCATCCGAGAGAACCTTTACCTCCGTGCTGTACCCT GTACAACCAGACAGCCCAGAGATGGGGAAATCTCAGGCATAAACTACAACTTTGTCTCCATTGAGGAGTTCTTCTCCTTGGAGGAGTCGGGAGCGCTGCTTGAGAGCGGAAAGTTCAAAG GGAATTACTACGGCACACCTCGGCCCGTTCACATCAGCGCAGAGAGCCCCCCCATCACCTACCAGGAACACCGCAACCTGCTCAGAAACTTCCGCACACGCAGCAAATCGCTCAGCAACCTCGAGAAGCCTGCAGAGGACGGCGAGAACAGCGGGGACGACTCAGGCCTGTCTG GAGGCTCTGCAGGTGTCAACAGCAGCATCCCTCCTAGCCATCGGTCCCCCGGGCGGCCCCGGGCTTCCAGCAGCGGGGATGGTCATGCCATAGAGAACGGGATCATCGGCAGCAGAAGTGGTGCCAGGGTGAGAGATGTGATGCCTGATCACTGGGAGCAGGCCTTCAGTGACCCCGGCGAGTCTCACTACATAGA TTGCAACCCAAAGAGGACCAACTGGCAGAGTCCTCTAGCCTCAAGCAGGGAGACTGTCTACAAAAATGAAT GGTTCACGGACCAGCCTGGGGAGCTCAGGGGTTTccctgtgcacacacacttgacCAAGGGCTCCAGGGGGTTTGGTTTCAATATTGTTGGGGGCAGCAGGCCGAGAGAGTTCCTCCAGGTCTACAGTGTGACTGCAAGTGGTCCCTCAGCACTCAAGACAG CGGACATCCTGGTGTACATCAATGACTTTTGTGTGTTGGGGGTGTCTCACAAAGAGGTGGTAGAGATGCTCAAGTCTGTGCCTGTGGGCCACACTGTGGATGTAGAGGTTAGAAGAGGGTATCCCATGCTCTACAACCCTGACGGTTGTCCCAAGCAGCCCCCGCCAAGGCTACTGGACAGCGGGGAACCCATCCTACCACCCACCACCACCCAGCCTCAGCCTCTGCACCAACTACCTCGTCTCCCGACACCCACTCCCAACACCCAGCACTTTGACTATAACAGGCACCACAGTGACGGGAGGTACATGGAACCAGGGGCGACTCTAGACACTAATGGAAATGCTATGTCTTTTGCTACCAGACAGCCGGCCTCATACAGACGCTCCAGTATGAGCAACGCTGCCTCTCCCCCGCCTGTGCGTCCTCCTCGTTCACTGAGAAGTTTAGCCCGGCTGCAGTCGTTCGACCCAACGCTCGCCAGCCAGAGTGACAGTGAAGTTGTTTCTGCCATTGGTTCCCACAG GGCATCAATTATCCGTAATCACAACAATAACTCCCTCTCAACGCCCCCTCATCCTTATCGTTACGGCACATCCAAGTCGTCTGAGAGTGACCTGTCCACCTGCACTATGTCGGGGTCCCGGCTGCCTCTGCCTCAGTCACCGAGGAGGCTCTCGTCCTCCCCCGGCGGCCCCCACAGCGCTCACTCCCGCCTCTTCAGACCGCAGACCTCACATCTCAGACCTCCTCCCACCCCTGACAGCCCACACCATTATCGTGGCTTTAAcggtttccatggcaacaccAGCCCCACTGCAAGTCACAGCAGTGTGTCCTCTCCTGGGGCAATGAGTGTGGGCAGTGCAGTTTGCAGTTTGAGCGGAGGGGAGCTGGTGCCAGTGGCCTTGGGGAGGACCGAAGGAGACCGAGGACTCGGCTTCAGCGTGACGGCTGGCGGTCCAGGAGGCAGGATGACTATAGTGAAAAGAGTCTGGGACAGGACGCAGTGCAACTCCCTGCAGCCAGGGGATGCTATTGTCAAAATCAACGGAGCAGATGTCCAGAGTCTTAGTTTTACACAG GTACAAACAGTTCTCcaggaacacaccaaacaggcGGAAGTCATCTTGTTGATTTACAGAGGAG GCATCTATCACTCAACCATCTCTCCCGGCTCCACCCGGAGACTCCCTCCGCCTCTACTCcgcccccctcctccacctgttGGTTCAGACATCTCCTCTGTGCTCCCAGAAACACTGCCTATGCCCCGTACCTCCATCAGCAACCCTGCCTCCCCAGCTCCGATGTGCTCCTCGCTGATCCAGAGCACCAGTTTTTTGGAGTCGATTCCAGTGACCCTGACCATGGAACCCAAAGACTGGATCAACACGGGCCTGGAGGACGAGGCAGGTAGTGTCACAGTTCCTGACTCCGGTCTAGAAAGCCAGGGTGGGGAACGAACTTGGCCGCTCAGAGGGTTTGATGTGGAGCTGAGGAGAAAGCCAGGAGAGGGCTTTGGGTTCGTCATTGCCTCTCAGGATGTGGAGAATGGCAAAG CTGCTTCACTTCTCCCTCACCGGTTTGTGACGGTACGTCGAGGCAGCCCGGCGGCCAAGAGTGGTCAGATTCGGCCTGGAGATCGATTAGAGGCAATAGAGGGGCGCTCGGTGGTGACTCTGCCTCATCGGGAACTTGCTCAGATCCTTCGTCGAGCAGGAAACACTCTGCGCCTCACCATTGTCCCCCGGCCCAGCACCT ATTCTTCAAGCCTTGCAGAAACCACTGAGTTTGACCCCAGTAACAGAGGCAGGAAGGGTCAGAGGTTGCGTCCAAAG CGTGACTCCAGGTATTACAGTGTAGACCTGGATCGTGGCCACTCAGGCTTCGGATTCAGCCTTAGAGGGGGCAGTGAGTACAACATGGGGCTCTACGTCCTGGGACTGATGAAGGGGGGGCCAGCCTCACGGAGCCTAAAAATGCAG GTGAGCGATCAGCTTGTGGAGATCAATGGGAACAGTACAGCAGGGATGACCCACAGCCAGGCGGTGGAGCAGATCCGCAGAGGAGGCCACCGCATCCACCTGGTCCTCAAGAGAGGAAACGGCTATGTGCCTGACTATG tggagCTCTCCAGTTTGTCTCTATGTATGACCAACTCCAAGCTAGGCGAGCCTTGCTTCTATGTCATTGGACGGACAGAGAATACGCGGTTGGTAATGGTTCCT GCCGTAAGCAGAGAATCTCCCCCACCTCCCTCCTGCATCACCCCAAGGAGCAGGGTTTGGCTGCAGTAG
- the magixb gene encoding membrane-associated guanylate kinase, WW and PDZ domain-containing protein 3 isoform X1, translating into MSKTAVKKLHWRSKVQDSFVPLLGSPGELGIAIGGGADYGEFPFVTSAPGGGLTVGDIILEIGGTPVLGMTLGDVRGVLNSCPHPIRIKTVSPGSTLCKDLRLYLSKCFTPGSVDSQLQQVIRENLYLRAVPCTTRQPRDGEISGINYNFVSIEEFFSLEESGALLESGKFKGNYYGTPRPVHISAESPPITYQEHRNLLRNFRTRSKSLSNLEKPAEDGENSGDDSGLSGGSAGVNSSIPPSHRSPGRPRASSSGDGHAIENGIIGSRSGARVRDVMPDHWEQAFSDPGESHYIDCNPKRTNWQSPLASSRETVYKNEWFTDQPGELRGFPVHTHLTKGSRGFGFNIVGGSRPREFLQVYSVTASGPSALKTADILVYINDFCVLGVSHKEVVEMLKSVPVGHTVDVEVRRGYPMLYNPDGCPKQPPPRLLDSGEPILPPTTTQPQPLHQLPRLPTPTPNTQHFDYNRHHSDGRYMEPGATLDTNGNAMSFATRQPASYRRSSMSNAASPPPVRPPRSLRSLARLQSFDPTLASQSDSEVVSAIGSHRASIIRNHNNNSLSTPPHPYRYGTSKSSESDLSTCTMSGSRLPLPQSPRRLSSSPGGPHSAHSRLFRPQTSHLRPPPTPDSPHHYRGFNGFHGNTSPTASHSSVSSPGAMSVGSAVCSLSGGELVPVALGRTEGDRGLGFSVTAGGPGGRMTIVKRVWDRTQCNSLQPGDAIVKINGADVQSLSFTQVQTVLQEHTKQAEVILLIYRGGIYHSTISPGSTRRLPPPLLRPPPPPVGSDISSVLPETLPMPRTSISNPASPAPMCSSLIQSTSFLESIPVTLTMEPKDWINTGLEDEAGSVTVPDSGLESQGGERTWPLRGFDVELRRKPGEGFGFVIASQDVENGKAASLLPHRFVTVRRGSPAAKSGQIRPGDRLEAIEGRSVVTLPHRELAQILRRAGNTLRLTIVPRPSTYSSSLAETTEFDPSNRGRKGQRLRPKRDSRYYSVDLDRGHSGFGFSLRGGSEYNMGLYVLGLMKGGPASRSLKMQVSDQLVEINGNSTAGMTHSQAVEQIRRGGHRIHLVLKRGNGYVPDYGRKQRISPTSLLHHPKEQGLAAVDSTGRKGHSSKQKRRSRSSNGREREKGTVRSRRRWGSEGGGRPALQSPISDWEERSREARDRRRRRRRRKKESQSLPRDALRSYDDSDTERGTVRGRKLERERGRSKSRESQTEERVRKAEGKESEEKEEEHEVPAVEEKVEEVEGRVSLEIQESDDDVFLPIPSPKQKLPTPKQNWEVMYDENWDMAAEYREQERPWGDDRGASREPGLNEEQKDDDVQNWRAERPLRSVAVIDPVSQRKHFSFLASKLSIEQLNDDELESGGSESDSSVSAASISGLSLAATDAGGHRVKVLPGPWLTPSQQRLAQVVEGNRRPGRGGGQGRQEGEALSFDF; encoded by the exons ATGTCTAAGACAGCGGTGAAGAAGCTGCACTGGCGTTCCAAGGTGCAGGACAGCTTCGTCCCGTTGCTCGGCTCACCGGGGGAGCTGGGGATCGCCATTGGTGGAGGAGCAGATTATGGAGAGTTTCCTTTTGTCACGTCGGCTCCGGGGGGCGGACTCACAGTGGGTGATATCATCCTAGAGATTGGGGGAACACCAGTATTAGGGATGACATTAGGAGATGTCCGTGGCGTCCTCAACTCCTGCCCCCATCCGATCCGCATCAAGACTGTGTCACCAG GCTCCACATTGTGCAAGGATCTCAGGTTGTATTTGAGCAAGTGTTTCACCCCCGGCTCAGTGGACAGCCAACTTCAGCAGGTCATCCGAGAGAACCTTTACCTCCGTGCTGTACCCT GTACAACCAGACAGCCCAGAGATGGGGAAATCTCAGGCATAAACTACAACTTTGTCTCCATTGAGGAGTTCTTCTCCTTGGAGGAGTCGGGAGCGCTGCTTGAGAGCGGAAAGTTCAAAG GGAATTACTACGGCACACCTCGGCCCGTTCACATCAGCGCAGAGAGCCCCCCCATCACCTACCAGGAACACCGCAACCTGCTCAGAAACTTCCGCACACGCAGCAAATCGCTCAGCAACCTCGAGAAGCCTGCAGAGGACGGCGAGAACAGCGGGGACGACTCAGGCCTGTCTG GAGGCTCTGCAGGTGTCAACAGCAGCATCCCTCCTAGCCATCGGTCCCCCGGGCGGCCCCGGGCTTCCAGCAGCGGGGATGGTCATGCCATAGAGAACGGGATCATCGGCAGCAGAAGTGGTGCCAGGGTGAGAGATGTGATGCCTGATCACTGGGAGCAGGCCTTCAGTGACCCCGGCGAGTCTCACTACATAGA TTGCAACCCAAAGAGGACCAACTGGCAGAGTCCTCTAGCCTCAAGCAGGGAGACTGTCTACAAAAATGAAT GGTTCACGGACCAGCCTGGGGAGCTCAGGGGTTTccctgtgcacacacacttgacCAAGGGCTCCAGGGGGTTTGGTTTCAATATTGTTGGGGGCAGCAGGCCGAGAGAGTTCCTCCAGGTCTACAGTGTGACTGCAAGTGGTCCCTCAGCACTCAAGACAG CGGACATCCTGGTGTACATCAATGACTTTTGTGTGTTGGGGGTGTCTCACAAAGAGGTGGTAGAGATGCTCAAGTCTGTGCCTGTGGGCCACACTGTGGATGTAGAGGTTAGAAGAGGGTATCCCATGCTCTACAACCCTGACGGTTGTCCCAAGCAGCCCCCGCCAAGGCTACTGGACAGCGGGGAACCCATCCTACCACCCACCACCACCCAGCCTCAGCCTCTGCACCAACTACCTCGTCTCCCGACACCCACTCCCAACACCCAGCACTTTGACTATAACAGGCACCACAGTGACGGGAGGTACATGGAACCAGGGGCGACTCTAGACACTAATGGAAATGCTATGTCTTTTGCTACCAGACAGCCGGCCTCATACAGACGCTCCAGTATGAGCAACGCTGCCTCTCCCCCGCCTGTGCGTCCTCCTCGTTCACTGAGAAGTTTAGCCCGGCTGCAGTCGTTCGACCCAACGCTCGCCAGCCAGAGTGACAGTGAAGTTGTTTCTGCCATTGGTTCCCACAG GGCATCAATTATCCGTAATCACAACAATAACTCCCTCTCAACGCCCCCTCATCCTTATCGTTACGGCACATCCAAGTCGTCTGAGAGTGACCTGTCCACCTGCACTATGTCGGGGTCCCGGCTGCCTCTGCCTCAGTCACCGAGGAGGCTCTCGTCCTCCCCCGGCGGCCCCCACAGCGCTCACTCCCGCCTCTTCAGACCGCAGACCTCACATCTCAGACCTCCTCCCACCCCTGACAGCCCACACCATTATCGTGGCTTTAAcggtttccatggcaacaccAGCCCCACTGCAAGTCACAGCAGTGTGTCCTCTCCTGGGGCAATGAGTGTGGGCAGTGCAGTTTGCAGTTTGAGCGGAGGGGAGCTGGTGCCAGTGGCCTTGGGGAGGACCGAAGGAGACCGAGGACTCGGCTTCAGCGTGACGGCTGGCGGTCCAGGAGGCAGGATGACTATAGTGAAAAGAGTCTGGGACAGGACGCAGTGCAACTCCCTGCAGCCAGGGGATGCTATTGTCAAAATCAACGGAGCAGATGTCCAGAGTCTTAGTTTTACACAG GTACAAACAGTTCTCcaggaacacaccaaacaggcGGAAGTCATCTTGTTGATTTACAGAGGAG GCATCTATCACTCAACCATCTCTCCCGGCTCCACCCGGAGACTCCCTCCGCCTCTACTCcgcccccctcctccacctgttGGTTCAGACATCTCCTCTGTGCTCCCAGAAACACTGCCTATGCCCCGTACCTCCATCAGCAACCCTGCCTCCCCAGCTCCGATGTGCTCCTCGCTGATCCAGAGCACCAGTTTTTTGGAGTCGATTCCAGTGACCCTGACCATGGAACCCAAAGACTGGATCAACACGGGCCTGGAGGACGAGGCAGGTAGTGTCACAGTTCCTGACTCCGGTCTAGAAAGCCAGGGTGGGGAACGAACTTGGCCGCTCAGAGGGTTTGATGTGGAGCTGAGGAGAAAGCCAGGAGAGGGCTTTGGGTTCGTCATTGCCTCTCAGGATGTGGAGAATGGCAAAG CTGCTTCACTTCTCCCTCACCGGTTTGTGACGGTACGTCGAGGCAGCCCGGCGGCCAAGAGTGGTCAGATTCGGCCTGGAGATCGATTAGAGGCAATAGAGGGGCGCTCGGTGGTGACTCTGCCTCATCGGGAACTTGCTCAGATCCTTCGTCGAGCAGGAAACACTCTGCGCCTCACCATTGTCCCCCGGCCCAGCACCT ATTCTTCAAGCCTTGCAGAAACCACTGAGTTTGACCCCAGTAACAGAGGCAGGAAGGGTCAGAGGTTGCGTCCAAAG CGTGACTCCAGGTATTACAGTGTAGACCTGGATCGTGGCCACTCAGGCTTCGGATTCAGCCTTAGAGGGGGCAGTGAGTACAACATGGGGCTCTACGTCCTGGGACTGATGAAGGGGGGGCCAGCCTCACGGAGCCTAAAAATGCAG GTGAGCGATCAGCTTGTGGAGATCAATGGGAACAGTACAGCAGGGATGACCCACAGCCAGGCGGTGGAGCAGATCCGCAGAGGAGGCCACCGCATCCACCTGGTCCTCAAGAGAGGAAACGGCTATGTGCCTGACTATG GCCGTAAGCAGAGAATCTCCCCCACCTCCCTCCTGCATCACCCCAAGGAGCAGGGTTTGGCTGCAGTAGACTCCACCGGGCGGAAGGGGCACAGCTCCAAGCAGAAGAGGAGAAGCAGGTCTTCAAATGgacgtgagagagagaaagggacagTAAGGAGCAGAAGAAGATGGGGCTCAGAGGGAGGAGGACGCCCGGCTTTACAAAGCCCCATCTCTGATTGGGAAGAGAGGTCTCGGGAAGCcagggacaggaggaggaggaggaggaggagaaagaaagagtccCAGAGTTTACCTAGAGATGCCCTCAGGAGTTATGATGATAGTGATACAGAAAGAGGGACAGTGAGGGGAAGGAaactggagagggagagagggaggagcaaAAGCAGAGAAAGTCAAACTGAGGAGAGGGTGAGGAAGGCAGAGGGTAAAGAGTctgaggagaaggaggaagagcaTGAGGTGCCTGCTGTTGAGGAAAAGGTGGAGGAAGTAGAGGGGAGAGTCAGTTTAGAGATACAGGAGAGTGACGATGATGTTTTCTTACCCATTCCAAGTCCTAAGCAAAAGCTTCCCACACCCAAACAAAACTGGGAGGTGATGTATgatgaaaactgggacatggCAGCAGAGTACAGGGAGCAGGAGAGGCCATGGGGTGATGACAGGGGTGCCAGTAGAGAGCCAGGGCTGAATGAAGAACAGAAAGACGACGATGTACAAAACTGGCGTGCCGAGAGGCCTTTACGAAGCGTTGCTGTGATAGATCCGGTGTCACAGAGAAAGCACTTCTCCTTCCTCGCCTCCAAACTGTCCATAGAGCAGCTGAACGATGATGAGTTAGAGTCTGGAGGCAGCGAATCTGACAGCAGCGTGTCAGCTGCCAGCATCTCGGGCCTTTCTCTGGCCGCCACAGACGCTGGCGGGCACAGGGTAAAGGTGCTCCCAGGCCCTTGGCTCACACCCAGCCAGCAGAGGCTTGCTCAGGTCGTGGAGGGGAACAGGCGCCCAGGTCGTGGAGGCGGACAGGGAAGGCAGGAGGGAGAAGCGCTGTCTTTTGACTTTTAA